The DNA segment GTGATGGTAACGGGCAAATAGAAGCATATATTCAGCAGGCTATCAAATACAAAATGAAAGCCATTGGTATATCATCGCATGCTCCTGTTCCTTTTGAGTGCTTTTGGACAATGAAGGCCAATGAGCTGGGTAATTATTTGAACGAAATAGCGAAACTAAAGTTTAAGTATCAGTCAGAAATAAATGTTTTAACTGGTCTTGAAATAGATTATATACCGCACATTACTGGACCGGATGCTGACTTTTTAAAAAGTATTAACCTGGATTATAAAATTGGCTCAATTCATTTTGTCGATCATTTTGACAATGGTACACCCTGGGCCGTGGATGGTAGTTTTTACGATTTTAAGGATGGACTAGATAAGATATTTAAAGGGGACGTTAAGGCACTTGTGCAACGTTTTTTTCAGCTGAGTAGAGAAATGATTCGAACGCAACATTTTGATATAATTGGACATTTCGATAAAATTAAAATGCACAATGTTACAGCGCCTCAATTTGATGAAAATGATGACTGGTATTTGAAGGAGATAGATGATACTTTGAATTGTATTGCTCAAAAGAATATCATCGTTGAAATCAATACCAAATCATACGAGCGTAATGGCTTATTATTTCCTGGAGTGGAAATCTTTCCTTTGCTATTGGAGAAAGGAATACCTGTTACCATTAATAGTGATGCTCACTATCCCGAAAAATTAGAGGTGGGGTATGCATTTGTGGCCGAAGCACTGAGTGCCGTTGGTTTTAAAGTTTTGAAAGAATGGGTCAATGGAGCGTGGTGTGATGTTGAATTTAATAAACAGGGATTACTATGGTAAATGAATTTAAACCTTTTGAACTGGTTAAGGTCGACTTAAGTGTGAAAGAACATCAATGTGCTTTGTTGCATTTAATGAATGACTATATGTTGGATGATATGGGATTAAATACCTCATTATCGGAAGAGTTAGGGCATCGGATAATCAAGGGCTTAAGTGTGCAAAGTAATTATCTTGGTTTTTTGCTGAAAGATGCGAACCAATATTTGGGCTTGGCTAACTGTTTCGTCGGATTCTCTACTTTTAAGGCACAGCCTTTAATCAATATCCATGATTTTATTATATCGCCTCATTGCAGAAGGAAGGGAGCAGGAAAAGCGCTGCTAAATTTGATCTCTCAATACGGTAGCCAATATAACTATTGTAAGATTACACTTGAGGTTCGCTATGATAATGTGAAAGCACAAAACCTTTATAAAAAAATAGGTTTTAAAGAATGCAATCCTCCTATGCATTTTTGGCAAAAAGAAATCCAAAATTAAAACATTGCTTCTTGACGCAAGTAAGAAATATAAATATGATAACTGAATAAAAGTGTATTTTTTAATGCGCTTTTATTGTATGATTTGATAAACTCTTATATATTTGCGGTTAATGTTGTCAAAATTCAGATGACAGTTCCTGATTTTTCGGTCTTATTTCTGATTATAAACTTGCCAATAATGAGTCTGTAAACCAATTGTAGTAAGGTTTTTATTTGTCTTTATCAATGGTTTATGAAACTATTTGCATTGGGTTTCGTAATAAAATCAGCAATTTGACCAAAAGATATTGGGAGGTCAATAAACAACCGGAAGTGTTTTGTTGACAATGAACAAATATATCTTTACCGTTAAAAATTATCTACACAAAGCGTAGAATTAAATTATAAAAGAAATATGGCTAAGAATAAGTACATATTTGACCCAGAGTCCTTGACTTACATTGCTGTTGATGTTTCGTTGAAGGCCAGAGCAAAGAAATTTTTACCTTATGTGTTGGCAGGTGGTTTTGTGGGCATAGTTGCTTATTTGGTAATGGCTCTTGGAGGCTATTCAACGCCAAAAGAAAAATTGCAGGCACAGCAGATTAAAAGTATGAAGAGTAAGTATGAGCTCTTATATAACAGGATGGATGAAGTGAATGCCACATTAGAGCATCTGGCTGCTATGGATGACAGTTTGTATAGAACAATGCTTGGTGAGAATGCTTTAAATAAGGAGGTTAGACAAGCTGGTGTTGGAGGTACTGATAAGTATAAGGATATGGAGCATGTCGGGACTCCGGAAGAGGTGATTACTTCTTTTAAACAGTTAGATGCATTGGTGGCCAAAATGAATGTGCAGGAGGGATCTTATAGAGAGCTTTTTAAAAAGAGTCTGGTAAACAAAGATCGCTTACAACATTTACCTGCGATAATACCTGTGGCAAACTGGGATTTGAAAAGAATTGGCTCAGGATTCTCTCCGCGTAGATATCATCCGATTTTAAAAAGATGGAGAGCACATGAGGGGGTTGATTTCGTGGCTAATACAGGAACAGATATTTATGCATCAGCTGATGGTAAAGTTATCACTGTTCGTTTTTCAAATAGCTTTGGTAGAATGGTGGAAATAGATCATGGCTATGGTATATTGACTTTATATGCACACATGAGTCAACAATTGGTCAAAAAAGGACAGCTGGTTAAAAGGGGTGAGGTGATCGGTAAAGTTGGAAGTACAGGATTGTCGGGAGGTGCTCATTTACATTATGAGGTGCATGTGAATGGGAAGGAAGTAGATCCTGTAAAATACTTTTTTAGTGATTTAACACCTGATGAGTACAAAGCGGTGGTTGCTCAGGCACAAAGTGTTGTTAATACGATGGAATAATTGAAAATAAAATCTGGCGAAGGCTTCAAAAGAATAAAATCATCCTCTCCATACATAAAAAAAGGTTTTCAATTTTGAAAACAAATCCAAGTAGAACGTAGAAGTTCTCAATTATATAAATTCATATTCAAGAACTCTCATTTAATAGATATCTTCCATACGTATATGGAACTATCAGAAAAAGACCGCAGGGCTGGCCAGAACAATAGCTGTGGCCGGCGTTGGAGAGAGAGCTATGAAACCGGAAAAATGCATTAGAAAATCTATTACGCCTTAAAATGGCTTCAAAAGAAGTCACTTCGTTACTTTTATTCAACTCACCATAGCTGGAGCTATGCCTCGTCTCAGAAAAGCCTTCTTTTGTTGCTATTTCAACGCTCACGACGAAGTTCTAATACATCATCCGGGTTCAAGGGCGCACTTGAGGTGGTAGTACGGCTGGTCTAGTGGGTTAGGATTGTGTGTCGCACGGAATTTTAGGGTAATGCCAAATCATGTACACGGCATAATTATAATTGGTAAACCGGATGATGGCGACGTGTTTAATGATCATACAATATAAATGTACGGTTACCTAAAACGTCCGTAAAATACATGCCGATTTTGCAAGGCGATCGCGGTTTTACGAGCATATTATCAGAAACGATAAATCATTTCAAAGCATTTCGAGTTACATCATCAACCATTCAATATATTGGGTGGACGATGGATTCAATAATTACATAGAAAAAATATTTTTAATGTTTTGAGTCATTCTTTGTGTTGTCAAATTATTCGATTAATATTGTGTTTATCGCATTAAATTTTAAATAATTCATTTATACTTTTATGAAAAATATTGACAGATCATTGCTGCAAGCCTCAGTAATGCCTGATGTAAATGGCTACTTTGGTGAGTATGGAGGTCGTTTTGTTCCCCCTATGCTAGAGCCACTTATGCAGGAGATTGCAGAAGCTTACGAACAGATTAAAGACGACCCTGTTTTTATCGAGGAATTACAATATTTACAAAAACATTATACCGGCCGCCCATCTCCGTTATTTCACGCTAAAAACCTATCCAACAAATTAGGAGGGGCACAAATCTTTCTTAAAAGAGAAGACCTCAATCATACCGGAGCACATAAAATCAATCACTGTCTTGGCGAAGCCCTTTTAGCCAAAAAAATGGGCAAGAAAAAAATTATTGCTGAAACAGGTGCTGGTCAGCATGGAGTTGCTTTAGCCACTGCAGCAGCCCTTGTTGGTTTGGATTGTGATATTTATATGGGGGAGGTAGATATTGCAAAAGAACATCCCAATGTGGTCCGAATGGGCATATTGGGTGCGCGTGTGATACCTGCAACACACGGCTTAAAGACATTAAAAGAAGCAGTGGATGCTGCTTTTGAAGCCTACCTAAAAGATCCCGTTAATCAGTTGTATGCCATTGGATCGGTGGTAGGACCCCATCCTTTTCCTATGATGGTTCGTGATTTTCAGTCGATAGTAGGAAGAGAAGCGAAGGAACAGATGTTGGAAATGGAAGGTAAATTGCCCGATAATTTGATCGCTTGTGTAGGCGGTGGCTCAAATTCCATCGGTCTTTTTTCTCCTTTTCTCGAAGACCTGGATGTAAATATTTATGGGGTAGAGCCAGCCGGTACTAGCTTTAAGACTGGCGATCATGCCGCTACCTTAACCTTGGGTAAGCCAGGTATGATTCATGGTTTTAAGTGTTACCTATTGCAAGATGAGAATGGAGAGCCTGCCGCTGTGAATACAGTAGCCAGTGGATTGGATTATCCCGGTGTCGGTCCGCAGCATAGTTATTTGAAAGACATCAAGCGTGTTACCTACGAAAGTATTACAGATCATGAGGCTATAGAGGCATTTTTTGAGTTGTCGAGAACTGAAGGTATCATACCTGCATTGGAAAGTGCTCATGCAGTGGCGTACGCCGTTAAATTGGCACCTAAATTAGGTAAAGAGAAAACCATATTGGTAAATCTATCAGGAAGGGGTGATAAGGATGTTGATTATGTGGTGGAAAAATATGGCAAGGAATATGGACTGTAAATAAAAATATAAACAAAAGTAAGGGGATAGAGGTTAATTGTTTATAACTATTTAATAAGAATGTCATGAACTGTAATTATAAAACAATTTTATTTTGCCTTGCAATGTCTATTATATCACTTGGGATGAATGCCCAGACTTCTTTTTATGATTTTAAAGTAAAAACACTGGAAGGAGAAGATTTTTCTTTGTCTCAGCTAAAGGGAAAAAAAGTATTGGTGGTAAATACTGCATCAAAATGTGGATTGACGGGTCAGTATGAGCAGCTGGAAGCCATTTATAAAAAATATGGAGGTGATGATTTTGTGATCATTGGTTTTCCTGCTAATAATTTTATGAAACAAGAGCCGGGATCTGCGGAGGAAATTAGATCCTTCTGTACGAAAAAATATGGTGTGACTTTTCCCATGATGGCTAAGGTATCTGTGAAAGGTGAAGATATGGCGCCCATTTATCAGTGGTTAACGCAGAAGAAACGTAATGGAGTGGAGGATAGTGGTGTGAAATGGAATTTTCAGAAGTATCTGATTGATGAAAAAGGTAAGTTGGTAAAAGTGTTGTCTCCCCGTACTTCTCCTGATGATCAGGAAATTATAAAATGGATTGAAGGAAAAAGTTAATTTATTTGCTTGTTCTAATATTGACTGAAAAGGTCGGTACGTATGGGTGCCGGCTTTTTTTATGCAAAATAGTATTGGGTTTCAATAATTATTTGCAAATTCGGGCATTAAATTTTTTTTTATGTCAAGATTAAGAGGCTTTGCCAGCGATAATAATTCGGGAGTGCATCCTGATGTGATGCGTGCTTTGCAAAATGTAAATGTGGGTCATGCAGTGGGCTATGGTGATGATGATATTACTCAGAGAACCATCCTTAAATTTAAAGAAATATTCGGAACAGAGACAGATGTTTTTTTTGCTTATAATGGTACCGGAGCCAATGTGATGGCTATTCAGGCTCTAGCGAAACCTTATCATGCAGTAATATGTCCAGAAACAGCCCATATTAATGTGGATGAGTGTGGTGCGCCGGAAAAACACGCCGGATGTAAACTTTTGCCAGTTAAGACAGATGACGGTAAATTGACAGTGGAGGGGATAAAAGCGTATATGCATGGTATTGACTTTGAGCATCACTCTCAACCTAGGTTGGTTAGTATTACACAGGCTACAGAATTAGGTACATTATATTCTATCCGCGAAATTGAAACCATTGCAGCATATGTGCACCAAAATAACATGTACTTACATATGGATGGCGCGAGAATTGCTAATGCAGCCGCTTCCTTGGGATGTTCTTTTAAAGAAATGACAGTGGATGCTGGTGTTGATGTGCTTTCATTTGGCGGAACTAAAAATGGATTGATGTTTGGTGAAGCTGTGTTGTTTTTTCATCAAAATACACAAGCGGTAAAATATATTCGTAAGCAGTCAGCGCAGCTGCATTCTAAGATGAGATATACGGCCGCTCAGTTTGAAGCACTGCTTAGCAATGAATTATGGTATAAAAACGCTAGTCATGCCAATGAAATGGCCCGCAAACTAGCCGCTAAGCTTGGTGAAATACCCGAAATAAGAATCACTCAGAAGGTAGAAAGTAATGGTGTGTTTGCCATTGTTCCCGAAGAGATTATTGAAGCCCTGCAACAAGAATTTTTCTTTTATATGTGGGATCCTGACAAGTCAGAAGTGAGATGGATGACTTCATTTGATACGCAGGAGGAAGATATTGACACCTTCGTGGGCTTAATTAAAGAAAAAATTGCTGTTTTAGCTTAAAAGCAACTTATGGAGAATTGTGTGTTTCAATTGGAATTTAAAGTTAGAGATTATGAGTGCGATCTCCAAGGGATTGTTAATAATGCCGTGTATCAAAATTATTTAGAACATGCACGACACGAATTTTTGCAAACAGTGGGACTGAATTTTAAGGATTTAAATGACCGTGGGATAAAAGCTGTTGTAGCCAGAGCTGATTTGCAGTATAAATTTCCCTTACAAAGTAATGATCGTTTTGTTGTCAAATTGAGATGTGAACAAAAAGGCGTGCGGACTATGTTCTATCAAAATATTTATAGATTGCCTGACGAAAAATTGTGCTTAAAGGGGATCATCACCAGCACAACATTAGTAAATGGTAAGTTAGCCATTTGTGATGAGATCGTAAAGGCAATACAAATTTAATGGTATACTATAAAATTTAAAATTATTATAAAATCATTTGTTACTTTTGACTCTTTTAGCTGGTTGGGAATCATGTGTTTTTTTACTTGTGAAGCAACGGTGCAGTGCTCATTATGTATATGTTATGAAGTTGATGGTTTTGTAAATGAAAAATGTAGATGAAGTTCATGGATGATAATTTAGCAATAGTAGTACCATGTTATAATGAGTTTGAGCGTCTTCCAAAAGATGAGTTTATTTCTTTTATGAAAAAAAATACCCGTTGTAAAATTGTGTTTTCCGACGACGGATCTAAGGATAACACGCTGCAGCTATTAAAAGAAATAAAAGAAAGTTGCCCCCAGCGTATCTTTATTAATGTGCTGGAAAGTAATGGAGGGAAGGCCGCAGCTGTAAGGAGTGGTGTTTTATATTGCTATAAGCATAATCTGGATTTTGATAAAATTGCGTTTTTAGATTCGGATTTGGCTACTTCGCTTAAAGCTTGTGTTAAAGTAAGTAAGCATATAAAAAAAATATAGTATTTGCTTTTGCCTCGCGTATTCAAAAAATTGATAATAAAATTGATCGAAAACTATATCGTCATCTCATTGGTCGAATAGTGGCTACAATAATTTCTATTATTTTGGGAGTTGAGGTGTACGATACACAATGTGGATGTAAAGTCTTTAAAAGAGAATTGGCACAAGTTATTTTTAAAGAGCAGTTTATATCTAAATGGCTTTTTGATGTGGAACTTTTTTTTAGGATAAAAAGGTTATATAATGCGGATCAAATGAGTAAGATTGCGCGAGAAATTCCATTGAAAGCATGGGTGGATAAAGACGATTCTAAAGTAAAAATGACGTACTTCTTGAAAATGTGGCTCGATTTATATCGTATAAATAAATTATATAATGTCAGAATTAAAAAAAGTGTTTGATAGCGAAAAGTTCTTTAGAAATAGTGTTGTTGGAATCCTTCTCTTGCGATTGTTGTTAAATGCTGTTTTGCCATTGATGGATAAAACAGAGGCTCGTTATGCTGAAATTGCCAGATTGATGTACGAAACCAATAACTGGATCACCCCCCAAATTGATTATGGTGTTCCGTTTTGGGCAAAACCACCCTTGAATACCTGGCTATCTGCTTTGAGTATGAATATTTTTGGTGTGAATGAGTTTGCAGTGCGTTTTCCTGCATTTTTGTTGAGTGTACTGGTGGTTTTCCTGCTTTGTAAACTGGTCAAGGATAAGCGAAAAAGCTTTTTTGTGATCGCCTTTGTTATGTTTACTCTACCTCAATTTTTGTTGCATGCAGGTGTGGTTTCAACAGATACCAGCTTGTTGATGTCTATCACATTGGTAATGGTTGCTTTTTGGAAACAAATCAATAGTACCCGTAAAAATATATGGGGGTATCTGCTCTTTGTGGGGGTGGGACTTGGTTTGCTGGCAAAAGGACCTATCGTTATTATCCTTACTGCACCTCCTCTTTTTGTTTGGGTATTATTGTTCGGGCAGTTCAAAAATTTGCTAACGCGTATTCCATGGCTCATTGGTTTGCCAATATTGGCATTGACAGCTATTCCTTGGTATGTTCTGGCAGAGAAGAATAGTGAGGGGTTTATTGATTATTTTATCGTAGGGGAGCACTTTAAACGTTTTTTTGATTCTTCGTGGAAGGGCGATAAATATGGTTTTCCGAAGACACAGCCCCTCGGGATCGTTTGGCTATTTTTGTTGGGAATGGCTTTGCCATGGGTGCAAATGATTTTTGTGAAACTATGGAAGGATAGAAAAAATGTTGTAAAAAATAAGTGGTTGGTATTTCTATTGGGATGGCTGTTGTGGACACCAATGTTTTTTACCATTTCTAAAAGTTTGATACATACCTATGTGTTACCTGTCATGCCTCCTATTGCGCTCATTGTTTTTTATTATTGGGATGAGCTGAAGAATAAAAAAGCAGGCGTTATTATTAGTTTGGTATTGCCGTGTTTAGCTGCGCTGACTTTAATGCTTGGTTTGGTAAATAATAATTTTGAAAAATATAGCAATACAGATAAATATCTTATTGAGGATTATTGGGATAGCAGTGAACCCCTATATTATTTGGGAACAAAGAGTTATTCAAGCCAGTTTTATAGTAATGGTAAGGTGAAAAGTTTGAGCATCGAAGAACTGAAAGAGAAAATGAAGCAGCAGGATCCCTTTCAAATAATTATATCAGACAGAACATTAAGGAAACAAAAGGAGTTAGATATTGCTCCTTTGTCTGTAGAAGGTACTTCGATGAAGAATAAAATCTATTCCTACCATTGAAATTAGAACGTTATTTTCAAGGAAAAGCTATTAAATATGCTTTTCCTTGTATTTATTCAAAAAATGTAGTTATTTTTGTTCGTGAAAATACGAACTGTTATTGAGTATGAGTTTTAAATTAGAAGTAGAGTCCGTAAAGCAACAACGTATAGCCAGGTATGCCAAAGCTCTTGGGCATCCGGTTCGAATTTATGTTTTGAACCTGCTTTCGCAACAAGCTTGTTGTTATAGCGGTGACTTAACGGAAGAGTTAAGTATTGCCAAATCTACCCTGTCGCAGCATTTAAAAGAGCTGAAGGAGGCAGGACTAATACAGGGAGAAATAGAAACCCCCCGAATTAAATATTGTATTAATAAGAAAAATTGGGCGGAAGCCCAGCTTTTATTTAAGGAGTTCTTAAGAATCTAAAAAAATTTAAATCTAATGTTCGTTGTTTTGCGAATAACGAAATTGTATATTAATTAAAATGAATAGAAATGGAAATTCAAGTATTGGGCACCGGATGTGCCAAGTGTAAAAGCCTGGAAAAGGTAACAAGAGAAGCTGTTGAACAATTGGGTATTGAGGCCAGTGTAACAAAAGTGGAAGACATTGTTAAAATCATGGAGTTTGGCGTTATGACAACACCTGCTTTGGTGGTGGATGGTAAGGTCGTATTAAAGGGTAGCGTGCCTAAATTGGATCAGTTAAAAAAACTTTTACAATAACTTTATCGTTCTACATCATTTTATAACGGGAGTATATGATAGACTATAACGTTGGGATGATGTGGCGCTTCAAAGATAGATCCTTTAAATAGATTTGTATAACTAGTAATTATTAATGAAAATGAAAGTAACAACAAAACAACTTATTAAGCTATTATCAATGGCGCTTTTAAGCCTGGGTATTCAAAGTTGTACATCTAGTACCGCGAACCAAAAGACGGTTCAAGAAACTGCTTCATGCTGTGATCAAAAAGTGAAAACAGAGGCTTCAACATCGTGCTGTGCCGAGACTAATGTCGACTCAACAGCGTGTTGCTCTTCCGAAACCAATGTTCAATCAAGTGAGGTGCAAGCTTATTATTTCCATGCAACACGCCGTTGTGCTACTTGTATGGCTGTGGAAAAGGTTACTGCAGAAACACTTAATGAAAAATATGATGGCAAAGTGTCTTTTACATCTATCAATCGCGAAGAGGATAAAGAGAATCCTTTGCTTGCTAAATATAAGGTGGAAGGACAAACTTTGATTGTAGTAAAAGGAGACCAGGTAGTGAACCTTACCAATGTTGCATTTATGAATGCTCGTACTAATCCAGATAAGTTACAAGATAAATTGGTATTAACGGTTGAAGCCATGTTAAACTAATTTTTTCTAATGGAAGAAGTATTAAGTAACATTTTGGAGAATTCTCAAATTCCTTTTGTGTCTGCTTTTATCCTGGGATTAATGACCGCCATTAGTCCATGTCCGATGGCTACAAATATTACAGCCATCGGTTTTATAGGTAAGGATATAGAGCGTAAAAGAACTGTTTTTTTTAACGGACTTGTTTATACCCTGGGACGAGGTATTAGTTATACTTTATTGGGTATATTATTCTTTTTGGGAGCAGGTCAATTTCGTTTAACCGGCTTTTTACAGGAATGGGGAGAAAAGATGCTTGGCCCCTTGCTCATTATAATCGGCTTGTTTATGTTGGGTATCATCAAGATAAGTATACCCGGCGTTTCTGGTTTAAGTGATAAAATGGAGAATAAGGCTAATAAGGGATTCTGGGGTGTCTTGCTGCTGGGAATCGTTTTCGCACTGGCTTTTTGTCCCTATAGCGGTGTCTTGTTTTTTGGAATGTTGATCCCAATGACTGTTAGTAGTGTTAGCGGACTTTATTTGCCTATTGTATATGCTTTTGCCACTGGTATTCCTGTGATTGTTTTTGCATGGATACTCGCTTTTAGTGTTGGTTCCGTTGGTAAGATGTATGATGGTATGAAAAATTTTGAGCGTTGGTTTCGAAGAGTCGTATCCATCGTATTTATCGGCGTAGGGATGTATTACTCATTTCTATATCTCTTGTAATGAACCATGATTTATTTAACAACGAATGTCTCTGACCTCTACTACTGGTCACCTCTGAAGACTCGTATCTATTTACTCTTGAGCTTCATTGGTTATGTTTATTTTATTTGAAGGAAGGTGCTATTGGGATCACGTACAAAAGTTGGGTCTGTTGAAAAATAAGTATTTATTTAGCTGTTAAATAGTCTTTGCAAGAAAGCTCTAAACACTGCGTTATTCTCATTTTTGAAACAGTCATTTAATCAGTAAACTCCTTGGTTTCAAAAATATCAAAAGCCTTGTCTTTGAAACTTTCTTATCAAAGACAGAAAAAACAGTCGTTTTCTTGCAGCCACTAAATAGAGACGGATAAAATAAATTGTGAAAGAAGAACTACCATTGGAGCTACCAGCGGCTCTATTTTTACCAGAAGGGATATTAAGTTGGTGAGTTGTTAAGGTAGCGAGTTGAAGGGGTTAAGGTATAAGGTTTAGAGTGTGAGCTTGGGGACTTTTCAATCTATGGAGTATCTTCAATTAAAATATAGAGGGTGATAATTTTCCATAAGCATATTCGATAATTTTCAACTAATGAGTAATTCTCGTTTAAATGCTTAATTATCAATATATCGACTGCAGGGTTGGCCAGAACAATAGCCCCGGGGCCGGCATTGGCGAGAAGCTATGAACCCGGAAAATGCATTAAAAAATCTCTTACGAATAAAAGGCACGTTCAATTAAGTCGACAGAGAACTGGTTTAGATTCACTATAGCTGTGCTATCTTATTTCAACAAGTTATTGATTGCACTTTTCGTTCACGTGTCGAATTCTAATGCATTTTTCGGGTTAAATAAAAATAGGACTGTTAAGTGCATGCTCAAGCTAGAATCTGCATTATGAACTGATCCTTCTTTGCCCTCACTGTACTACTGAGAAATTTTTATAGTCTTGTCCTTTTCTCAAATTATTTGTATATTCGTGTCACTATTAATAATGCTTTAAACCTTGAGCCCACACGTGTGGGCTCAAGGTTTAAAAGTCTGTACT comes from the Saccharicrinis fermentans DSM 9555 = JCM 21142 genome and includes:
- a CDS encoding aromatic aminobenezylarsenical efflux permease ArsG family transporter, with the protein product MEEVLSNILENSQIPFVSAFILGLMTAISPCPMATNITAIGFIGKDIERKRTVFFNGLVYTLGRGISYTLLGILFFLGAGQFRLTGFLQEWGEKMLGPLLIIIGLFMLGIIKISIPGVSGLSDKMENKANKGFWGVLLLGIVFALAFCPYSGVLFFGMLIPMTVSSVSGLYLPIVYAFATGIPVIVFAWILAFSVGSVGKMYDGMKNFERWFRRVVSIVFIGVGMYYSFLYLL